In the genome of Catalinimonas alkaloidigena, the window AGCGGCAGCTGGTCCCAGTACTGGGCAATAAAGCGGAATTTCTCCTGATCGGCTTTACTGACTTTGGCCGCACCTACCAGCTGGTTCATGTCGGCTAATAAATCCTGGTTGGTCTGTTCCAGTTCGCGGAGCTTCTCGCGAAGGGCACAGATTTCGTCTTGGTAGCTCATAAGTGGCTTCCTCCTTTCTGTGCTGCCTCGTGGATCAGTTTCCGGGCCGATGCCAGTACCGCACTGCGGAACGCGCGCGCTTTTGGCCGATCGAGACCCAACAACCGAGCGGCGTGCGCTTCGGTAATAGAGGCTGTTTCCCACGCCAGTAAAATCAGCATCTGTTCTTCGGTAGCTTTCATTTTTCCTTCTTCATGTGGAGTCCTACGGATATGCCGATTACAAATGCAGCGACGGCCAGCGCCCCTGCGCCGATCAGCATGATGCTGATCATTTCAATGTTTACTAGATTTGCCATGTCTGACTTAGAGATGTGAGTTGGATATCATTGATTGCCCGGCCCCATCCGAATAAGGCCGGGTTTTCTTTTTTGATGAGTTGACGAACTTCATTGCCAGCTCCAGTTGGATCGTCATGGCGGTACTCCCTTCTGCCATCCGTTTTTCTGGCTGTATTTCCGCAAAAGTTCATCGTCAAAGCCTTTGCCTTCGTTGCGCTTCACCACTACCCCGCGGATCCGCTCCATGCCCAGCCGGTGACACATGGAGACCAGGCTAGCCACGGCCTCGTCGAGGGCCTGGTGGGCAGGGCTACCCCGGGAACGGCTGTAGAATTTGCGGGGGGTATCCTGGTTTTTGAAGTAGACCAACGCATAAGCAAGGGCGGTTCGTTTCCACTGTTCGATGCTCATCAAATAGCGCTATGAGGTCGTTTTGTGGACAATGGCACAGTAAAACTTGTTGAGTGTGGCCTTGCAGCCGAGGCGCTGCACCCGGCGTTCGGCCAGAAGAAAGACCTGGTTGGGGTCGCGTCGCCTGGGATGGTCGGGCGGAAGGCCGGCGTTTTTCATCACCTCCCGGACGGCCTGCCGGTAGACTTCCAGCTTGTGGTACTCGCGCTGGCGCTGTCGGTGTTTGACAAGCCAACCGGCCGTGTTGGTGAACCCGTAGCGGTCGCGGCCAGGGTCGAAGTAGTACCAGGGGAGCGTCACAAACCGCTCGTCATCCTTCTCCAGCCACTTTTTCACCAGGCCGATGCGTTCGGCGTAGTCGGTGTAGGCGGTCGCCAGCCGCTCGTCGGGTACATCCTCAAACAGCCTGACAATCACCTGTTTGGCCCGCTTGTGTTCCTGCGTGGTGAAGCCTTTCCCAGGGTAGAGCACCACTTGCGCCAGGCTCCAGAGCCACTCGACGTACATCAGCAACTTGTCGGAGACCGAGGGAGCCGGCGGCCGCGGCCCGCCCGCGCGCCCCCCCTCCGTTGCCACTCCCCCCCGACGGCCGGTAGGGGGCGGGGGCGTCGGATTTTCGTCGAAAACCTCCAAATTTTTCGAGGGCGTTTGCCCGGCGTTCCCTTGCTTTTCTTCGTCGCTGCCCCCCGTTGTCGCTGCCCCCCCCGGCAGCGCCGGGGTCATCTCCCCGTGCACAACCGCAGTTGTGCACACCGCTTTCTCCGTATTACTCATTAAGTCAGGTAGCCTATCCCCTTTATGGTGAAAATTTTTCACTACCGCAGCGGGCGAAACGGCCTCAGGAGCGTTTTGAGCGGGTTTCTCGATGTGCAGGTCGTAGCGGTTTTCCTCGGCTATCCACGTGGTTTTCCACACCTCGTCCGGCGCCTTGAACAGGATCAGCGGGTTGAGCAACAGCTCGTATTCGTGGGTGGAGCCGTGGAAGCGGGTGCCCAGAATGAAGCGGCACTCCTGCAAGCGCTTCCGTTGGTTGATGATGGTCCGCTTGGTGCAGCTACAGGCGTGGGCCAGTTGGGCGTTGTTGGTGTAGATCCAGATGGGGCCGCCGTCGTAGCCGGGCGCGAAGACGGCCTGCCGGTATTGCGCGAAGGCAATAACGAACAGCTTCTCGGCCAGTTCGCGGCAGCAGCCGTGGCGCTGCCGGAGGTCACCGGCAAAAACCCGGGCCAGATGGCGATTGAAATACGCGGATACGTTGGCCGTCGAAACGTGCCAGGAAAAGTTGGCGTACAGCGCGCGATAATCCAGATTTAGTAGTACATTTACCATGTAAGTTTTTTGTTTCTGCAAGTACTCCATCTTGCTATTTTGAACCCATTTGGTAGCTCCCCAGATGGGTTTTTCCTTTTGCCGTCTTGGCGCTCATGCCGCATCTGGTGTAAGGTTTAGCCGAGTTTATCTAACTTTTTTTCCGGATGTCGGTGAGCCCGGAAAGCGTTACCCCTCCGGGGCTCTTCCGACAGCGGCAAGGCTAGGGTACCACCCAGTAGCCCTTGCTTCCCTTCGTACCTGGCCTGGGAGTCGAACCCACGCGAATGACCATCCAGGTATACATGCAGACCTCCGGTAGCCTGCATCAGGCCGCGCGCATCGGCCTCGGCACAGTAGGCCGCTTCGTACCGTCCCTGTGCGTATAGGGTTTCGATCAGCGCCTGGAGTAGGCTCAACTCCTGCGCATGGCGTTGGATCTCGGTCTGCATGCTCATGACTTCTTGCGTTTGGGGAGCCGCCCGGCGGCGCGGTTCAACAGGTTGTTTCGGCGCGTGGTGTACTTCGGCTGCGTGTGCTGGTTGGCCTCGGCTTCCTTCAGCAAGCGGTCGATTTCCGAGGCGGCAATTACCCACGAGCCGCCTTTGACCACCTGCGTGGCCTTTAGTTTGCCCTCGCGACAGTACTTCTGCACCAGCTTCACCTCCAGGCCGGTCGAGGTCGCAAACTCCTCCACTGTCACTGTCACTTTAGACGACAGGGCCTGACGCAGAAAAAGGAGTTCTTTTTCCAGTTTTTCCATGTTACTCAGGATCAGCGAGATGTCTCCTTTGGTCGCTTGGGCGGTCAAATCGCTCATGAGAGTGGCCTAGTTGTTGCGCGCCGGGACTGACGCGATTATTGAAAAAGTTCGGGTTGTGAATCAGAAGAGCGCTTAGGCTTCACGATTAGGTCGTCAATTGAACATCCCAGTTCGCGGGCAATTAACTCTAGTTGGACTAAATCGGGTTGTTCTTCATTTCTGAGCATTCTGCCGAATTTCTGCTTTCCCACGCCAATTTTTTCAAACCAAGCATGGGTAGGACGGTACACAAAAGGTGGTTTTGCTTTAGACTCTATGACCTCCTGAATCCGGTTTCGGATTTTCGCCGCTTTGGATATTGTAGTTGCCATGAAAAAGCATTATTCTAGTTGAGAATAACAAACTTTAGTTATAGCAATAATAAACTTCAGTTAAGAAATTTCCAAACTCTGGTTTTAACTGGAGTTTAAAATATTGTATAAATGCCTGATTTTCAAAGCGAAAAGTTTTCAGATTTAGTTACTGAAATAATGAAACAGCGCCGTGTGTCAGAAGGAAAACTCGCTTCTGATGCTGGGATGACTAGCGTGGGCTTCAAGAAAATGCTGAAAAATGGGACTGTTCGTGTCTCCACACTTTTCAAGATCTCTGATTCATTAAATGTGCCTATCGAGACTCTTCTAGGTAACCAATCAGGCTATTACCAGCATGCTGATCGCGGTGGTGTCAACTTGGCGAATTCCACGAGCCGGGATGTGACGACCATCAGTGGGGAAGAGGCTATCCGCAATGCTAACGAGCTAGACGTGTGTCGGGAGCGGGTCAAAGGGCTGGAGCGGGAGGTAGCATTGCTGAAGGAGTTGAACGAAGTATTGAAGAAACGGTGAGTGAGGAGGCCATGTGACCTATGCTATTCCTGGAAATGAAGGCAGAAATCGAGCAGAACCGCAAGGCGCTGTTCGGCGAAGATCGGGATGCTTACCAGGCGGTGGGGCCCTTTGTCGTCTCGCCCGGAAATCGCCCTCTCATCTGGGGAGACCTCGATGTAGAAGACTTTGAGATTCGACTTTACGCCGAAGAGGTGCGCTGGTATACCCTGCAGGGTCAGGCCTTAGCCGTGGCCTCGCCGGTCGATTTGGTAGGCTATTGCAATGACCTCTTTGTACTGGTAACCCACACGGGGCTAGCTCATGACCTACGCGCTGACCAGCTCGATGAGCTTGGCCGTATTCAGTATCGATTGATCGAAGCCAAAATGTGGGCAGGGCAGTTGTACCTGGCCGCTAAGCAAAAGATAGAGGCGGAGAAAGATTCTTTCACGCTTTGATCTTGAAAGAAATTTAACCCGTGAGAATAGGATGTCAGAAGCCGAAGCCGAAATTGAGAGAAACCGAGATACTGTCTTCGGCACAGAAGTTCATGGCTACTATGCCATTAAACCCTTTCAGGTCACACCCGAAAATCGGCATGCCATCTGGGGAGACGCAGACCTGGAGGACTTTGAAATCCGGCTTTACCCAGAAGAGGTACGCTGGTACACACTTAGAGGGCAGGAA includes:
- a CDS encoding helix-turn-helix domain-containing protein is translated as MSDLTAQATKGDISLILSNMEKLEKELLFLRQALSSKVTVTVEEFATSTGLEVKLVQKYCREGKLKATQVVKGGSWVIAASEIDRLLKEAEANQHTQPKYTTRRNNLLNRAAGRLPKRKKS
- a CDS encoding helix-turn-helix domain-containing protein — encoded protein: MATTISKAAKIRNRIQEVIESKAKPPFVYRPTHAWFEKIGVGKQKFGRMLRNEEQPDLVQLELIARELGCSIDDLIVKPKRSSDSQPELFQ
- a CDS encoding helix-turn-helix domain-containing protein yields the protein MPDFQSEKFSDLVTEIMKQRRVSEGKLASDAGMTSVGFKKMLKNGTVRVSTLFKISDSLNVPIETLLGNQSGYYQHADRGGVNLANSTSRDVTTISGEEAIRNANELDVCRERVKGLEREVALLKELNEVLKKR